In Halobaculum sp. XH14, a single genomic region encodes these proteins:
- a CDS encoding IclR family transcriptional regulator, translating to MTTDGSRKIETVQNTCRIINALRDSGGSGITEIATSLDFSKSAVHGHLATLRDEGLVIKNGHTYRLSLRFLQIAEEVKNQIADYKIVKEEVNRLAQETGEVVHFGTEEQGRIVYLSKARGDVAVETASRIGNRMPMHSTSLGKAILAELPQERCGEIIDRYELSGKTDRTITTPERLRENLEETRQRSYAIDDEENIRGVRCIGMAVSAPDAGVMGALSISGPSKRMTDERMDEELEDKIAQAANVIEVNSRYS from the coding sequence ATGACAACTGATGGCTCACGGAAGATCGAAACCGTCCAGAACACGTGTCGGATCATAAACGCCCTGCGGGACTCCGGCGGAAGCGGTATCACGGAGATCGCAACCAGCCTCGACTTCTCGAAGAGCGCCGTCCACGGCCACCTGGCGACGCTCCGGGACGAGGGGCTCGTGATAAAGAACGGACACACCTACAGGCTGAGCCTCCGGTTTCTCCAGATCGCCGAGGAAGTGAAAAACCAGATCGCGGACTACAAGATCGTCAAGGAGGAGGTCAACCGCCTCGCCCAGGAGACGGGTGAAGTCGTCCACTTCGGAACCGAGGAGCAGGGCCGGATCGTCTACCTCTCGAAGGCTCGCGGCGACGTCGCCGTGGAGACCGCATCACGGATCGGCAACCGCATGCCGATGCACTCCACCTCGCTCGGCAAGGCGATCCTGGCGGAGCTCCCCCAGGAGCGGTGTGGGGAGATCATCGATCGGTACGAACTGTCCGGAAAGACGGACAGGACGATCACCACTCCCGAGCGACTCAGGGAGAACCTGGAGGAAACTCGGCAGCGAAGCTACGCGATCGACGACGAGGAGAACATCCGCGGCGTCCGCTGTATCGGCATGGCGGTCTCGGCACCCGACGCCGGCGTGATGGGAGCGTTGAGCATCTCCGGCCCCTCGAAGCGGATGACCGACGAACGGATGGACGAGGAACTCGAGGACAAGATCGCACAGGCGGCCAACGTCATCGAGGTCAATTCACGATACTCCTGA
- a CDS encoding aldehyde dehydrogenase family protein, giving the protein MAREYGNYVNGEWVDSESGETFEVVNPASTDEVVARFQNSTTGDVETAIEAAVGTQDHWADTPGPERGALLNRAGQALDARSEEATEALVREEGKTWAEAAGEVQRAVDIFAYYGQKARDLGGVVKSPSGRRTELYTKREPLGTVSIITPWNYPIAIPAWKLAPALAAGNTVVAKPASEAPNSTRIIFECLDEAGLPDGVANYVTGPGSEVGAPLAGHDGIDGVSFTGSTAVGTTVARAAATDLKRVQCEMGGKNPTVVMPSADVEEAVKILGVGAFGTTGQSCTAASRAIVHEQVYDEFVEAMVEYADAIEVGSGLENPDVGPHVSQGEVESTLEYVDHGRDEGATLETGGERLTDGEYADGYYVRPAVFSDVDNDMRIAQEEIFGPVLSVIEASDFEDALELANDVEYGLSASIVTQDLTEADEFLDGIEAGVAKVNEKTTGLELHVPFGGYKQSSTNTYREQGDAGLDFFTSTKTVYRNY; this is encoded by the coding sequence ATGGCGAGAGAGTACGGCAACTACGTCAACGGCGAGTGGGTCGATTCGGAATCGGGAGAGACGTTCGAGGTGGTGAATCCGGCGAGCACGGACGAAGTGGTCGCCCGGTTCCAGAACTCGACGACGGGCGACGTCGAAACCGCGATCGAGGCCGCCGTCGGAACGCAGGACCACTGGGCCGACACGCCGGGCCCGGAGCGTGGCGCGCTCTTGAATCGTGCGGGCCAGGCGCTCGACGCACGGTCGGAGGAAGCGACCGAGGCGCTCGTGCGCGAAGAGGGGAAGACGTGGGCCGAAGCCGCCGGCGAAGTCCAGCGGGCCGTCGACATCTTCGCGTACTACGGGCAGAAGGCGCGCGACCTCGGCGGCGTGGTCAAATCGCCGAGCGGACGCAGGACGGAACTGTACACGAAGCGCGAACCGCTCGGCACCGTCAGCATCATCACGCCGTGGAACTACCCGATCGCGATCCCGGCGTGGAAGCTCGCGCCCGCGCTCGCGGCCGGCAACACCGTGGTCGCCAAACCCGCGTCGGAAGCGCCGAACTCGACGCGAATCATCTTCGAGTGTCTCGACGAGGCCGGCCTGCCCGACGGCGTCGCGAACTACGTGACCGGCCCGGGGAGCGAGGTCGGCGCCCCGCTCGCCGGTCACGACGGGATCGACGGCGTCTCGTTCACGGGCAGTACCGCCGTCGGGACGACCGTCGCCCGGGCCGCCGCGACGGACCTCAAACGCGTGCAGTGCGAGATGGGCGGGAAGAACCCGACCGTCGTGATGCCGAGCGCCGACGTCGAGGAAGCCGTCAAGATACTCGGCGTCGGCGCGTTCGGCACGACCGGGCAGTCCTGTACCGCGGCCTCGCGCGCCATCGTCCACGAGCAGGTGTACGACGAGTTCGTCGAGGCGATGGTGGAGTACGCTGACGCGATCGAGGTCGGTTCCGGCCTCGAGAACCCCGACGTCGGTCCGCACGTCTCCCAGGGGGAAGTCGAATCGACGCTCGAGTACGTCGATCACGGACGGGATGAGGGCGCGACCCTGGAGACCGGCGGCGAGCGGCTCACTGACGGCGAGTACGCGGACGGGTACTACGTCCGGCCCGCCGTCTTCTCCGACGTCGACAACGACATGCGGATCGCACAGGAGGAGATCTTCGGCCCGGTGCTGTCGGTCATCGAAGCCAGCGACTTCGAGGACGCCCTCGAGCTGGCCAACGACGTCGAGTACGGCCTCTCGGCGAGCATCGTCACCCAGGACCTGACCGAGGCCGACGAGTTCCTCGACGGGATCGAGGCCGGCGTCGCGAAGGTCAACGAAAAGACGACCGGGCTCGAACTCCACGTCCCGTTCGGCGGCTACAAGCAGTCCTCGACGAACACCTACCGCGAACAGGGCGACGCGGGGCTCGACTTCTTCACCTCCACGAAGACGGTCTACCGGAACTACTGA
- a CDS encoding dihydrodipicolinate synthase family protein gives MPRAGDEVKERLRGVAAGLLTPFDKNGDVEYWKIEENASSLYDSGLRSFLAAANISEYHSLTQEERVGVTEASLDGLPSDACVLAGVGGSTEDAVKLIRAYDRLGADAHMIMPPDHTYVHEQGLLDYFEDLASVTDTPFAPYIRAFDPSVEFLASLTRVENVVGIKYAIEDPVKLGAAIAAGSDDVVWVDGLAEPYAVSYWGEGIEGFSAGVSNFRPEVGLELFDALTAENWERARELRNICLPYQEFRDRTGQNNTLGGAVSVPAVKKGLELAGLHGGNVRKPIRPLSAEDEAEAEAIYRELDDDISRLVG, from the coding sequence ATGCCGAGAGCAGGTGACGAGGTTAAGGAGCGTCTGCGAGGCGTCGCAGCCGGGCTCCTTACACCGTTTGACAAAAACGGCGACGTCGAATACTGGAAGATCGAGGAGAACGCGAGTTCGCTGTACGACAGCGGCCTGCGTTCGTTCCTCGCGGCCGCAAACATCAGCGAGTACCACTCGCTGACACAGGAGGAGCGCGTGGGGGTGACGGAGGCGAGCCTCGACGGGCTCCCCTCAGACGCCTGTGTGCTCGCCGGGGTCGGCGGCAGCACGGAGGACGCCGTGAAGCTGATTCGCGCGTACGACCGCCTCGGCGCCGACGCGCACATGATCATGCCGCCCGACCACACGTACGTCCACGAACAGGGCCTGCTGGACTACTTCGAGGACCTCGCGTCGGTCACGGACACGCCGTTCGCACCGTACATCCGGGCGTTCGATCCGTCGGTCGAGTTCCTGGCCAGCCTCACGCGAGTCGAGAACGTCGTCGGGATCAAGTACGCGATCGAGGACCCCGTCAAACTCGGCGCGGCGATCGCCGCCGGCTCCGACGACGTGGTCTGGGTCGACGGGCTCGCGGAGCCGTACGCGGTCAGTTACTGGGGCGAGGGCATCGAAGGGTTCTCCGCGGGCGTCAGTAACTTCCGCCCCGAAGTCGGCCTCGAACTGTTCGACGCGCTCACCGCGGAGAACTGGGAGCGCGCCCGGGAGCTCCGGAACATCTGTCTCCCGTACCAGGAGTTCCGCGACAGGACCGGGCAGAACAACACGCTCGGGGGTGCGGTCAGCGTCCCGGCGGTCAAGAAGGGACTCGAACTCGCCGGACTCCACGGCGGGAACGTCCGGAAGCCGATTCGGCCGCTCTCGGCCGAGGACGAGGCCGAAGCCGAAGCGATCTACCGGGAACTGGACGACGACATCAGTCGCCTCGTCGGGTAA
- a CDS encoding mannonate dehydratase produces the protein MTGSSANASAETRSDIRVGVRTRTLSDSRLRYVRQLGATDVFVDHADTEEEPDEFNDRDGSDTVAVGRDSIPSVAELEAAREQVESHGLRLTGIQSLPYSLYGDIMFGREGKRDALEQITTLIRNLGEADVPILGYQWNPRGVVPMRTEPVELRGGAEGTAFDFDEIDDPDALAPGLDRAYEEAEFWANYEAFLEEVVPVAEEAGVRLALHPVDPPVLESMGRIPRLFRNVANFERAMEHVPSDNHGLKLCLGCFSQMGEDVTDVLRQFAERDQIVFIHFRDVVGTVPEFNETFVDEGNFDTAEAVRTLDDVGFEGAVIPDHVPKMEGDDDWRHRARGFTVGYLRGVVDTVRGE, from the coding sequence ATGACTGGAAGCTCCGCCAACGCCAGTGCCGAGACCCGAAGCGACATCCGAGTCGGCGTTCGGACGCGCACGCTCTCGGACTCCCGCCTCCGGTACGTCCGACAGCTTGGTGCGACTGACGTCTTCGTCGACCACGCCGACACCGAGGAGGAGCCGGACGAGTTCAACGACCGCGACGGGTCGGACACGGTCGCGGTGGGTCGGGATTCGATCCCCTCAGTCGCGGAACTGGAAGCCGCCCGCGAGCAGGTCGAATCCCACGGCCTGCGTCTCACCGGCATCCAGTCGCTGCCGTACTCGCTCTACGGCGACATCATGTTCGGCCGCGAGGGGAAACGGGACGCGCTCGAACAGATCACGACGCTGATCCGCAACCTCGGCGAGGCCGACGTCCCGATCCTGGGCTACCAGTGGAACCCCCGGGGCGTGGTTCCGATGCGGACCGAACCGGTCGAACTGCGCGGCGGCGCGGAGGGCACCGCCTTCGACTTCGACGAGATCGACGACCCCGACGCGCTCGCGCCCGGACTGGACAGGGCCTACGAGGAAGCGGAGTTCTGGGCGAACTACGAGGCGTTCCTGGAGGAAGTCGTTCCCGTCGCCGAGGAGGCGGGCGTCCGACTGGCGCTCCACCCGGTCGATCCGCCCGTCCTCGAATCGATGGGCAGGATTCCCCGACTGTTCCGCAACGTGGCGAACTTCGAGCGCGCGATGGAGCACGTCCCGAGCGACAACCACGGGCTGAAACTCTGTCTCGGCTGTTTCTCCCAGATGGGCGAGGACGTCACCGACGTGCTCCGCCAGTTCGCCGAACGCGACCAGATCGTGTTCATCCACTTCCGCGACGTCGTCGGCACCGTCCCCGAGTTCAACGAGACGTTCGTCGACGAGGGGAACTTCGACACCGCCGAGGCCGTCAGAACGCTCGACGACGTCGGCTTCGAGGGCGCGGTCATCCCGGACCACGTCCCGAAGATGGAAGGCGACGACGACTGGCGACACCGCGCCCGCGGGTTCACCGTCGGCTACCTCCGGGGCGTCGTCGACACCGTCCGAGGCGAGTAG
- a CDS encoding thiamine pyrophosphate-binding protein: MSERTTKRGGDHVYDALVDAGIELLVGLPGTQTLPLDRVVAERDEMTYVMARHETSIPHVAWGYYEATGRPAATLTVPGPGDTNAMHGLKNAADDCVPVVHVSADIDPEDRGKGPIHEIPPDTYDNVVKANVNVESRAELTGTVHGAIETALTPPFGPVRIGVPSSILEATFEAERKPVERGRASVDSDGGYPDAVDALASAERPLVYVGGGTRRSPDGGRIARELAERLDAPVLASYKGKGVVPEDDAQFLGVSAKHLPASAHRVLEAADVVLALGTDFDGVTTADWTLPMGETLIHVNLDPEDIDNGYASDVPIVADVAVAGGQLIDGLAARSQRAETWNGAALATTAREEYFDHLEADGLLADDPIHTPGALGTVRDVIPRDAIVTTDIGGFRLWAKQAFEAYDERGYVTSGSWAGMGVGLPAALGAKFAHPDREVVALTGDGGLMMSLTELHTAVEHGLDVTTVVLNNGDYGIISQSPKIDRYTDGHRFEWDSPDFVSIAEGFGCTGVRVSTRSGLATAMADAFDEDGPTLVDVDIPAEEPSPVDAGDYESALEVE, from the coding sequence ATGTCCGAGCGAACCACGAAGCGGGGCGGCGATCACGTCTACGATGCGCTGGTCGATGCGGGCATCGAACTCCTGGTCGGGCTCCCCGGAACGCAGACGCTCCCGCTCGATCGGGTCGTCGCCGAACGCGACGAGATGACGTACGTGATGGCCCGTCACGAGACGTCGATTCCCCACGTCGCGTGGGGATACTACGAGGCGACGGGCCGGCCGGCGGCGACGTTGACCGTCCCCGGCCCCGGTGACACGAACGCGATGCACGGGCTGAAAAACGCCGCGGACGACTGCGTTCCCGTCGTTCACGTCTCGGCCGACATCGATCCGGAGGATCGGGGGAAGGGGCCGATTCACGAGATTCCTCCCGACACGTACGATAACGTCGTGAAAGCGAACGTCAACGTCGAGTCGCGAGCCGAACTCACCGGGACCGTCCACGGAGCGATCGAAACCGCGTTGACGCCGCCGTTCGGTCCGGTTCGAATCGGGGTTCCGAGTTCGATACTGGAGGCGACGTTCGAGGCCGAACGGAAACCCGTGGAACGCGGGCGTGCGAGCGTCGATAGCGACGGAGGGTACCCCGACGCGGTGGACGCGCTGGCGAGCGCCGAACGCCCGCTCGTGTACGTCGGCGGCGGGACGAGACGGTCACCCGACGGCGGTCGGATCGCCCGGGAGCTTGCAGAGCGTCTCGACGCGCCCGTGCTCGCCTCGTACAAGGGCAAGGGAGTCGTTCCGGAGGACGACGCGCAGTTCCTCGGCGTGTCGGCCAAACATCTTCCCGCGAGCGCCCATCGGGTGCTGGAGGCGGCCGACGTCGTCCTGGCGCTCGGGACCGACTTCGACGGCGTGACCACGGCCGACTGGACCCTCCCGATGGGTGAGACGTTGATACACGTCAATCTCGACCCCGAGGACATCGACAACGGCTACGCGTCCGACGTCCCTATCGTCGCCGACGTCGCCGTCGCCGGCGGGCAGTTGATCGACGGGCTCGCGGCGCGCTCGCAGCGGGCCGAGACGTGGAACGGCGCGGCGCTGGCCACGACGGCCCGGGAGGAGTACTTCGACCACCTCGAGGCGGACGGGCTGCTCGCCGACGACCCGATTCACACGCCCGGCGCGCTCGGGACCGTCCGGGACGTCATCCCGCGGGACGCCATCGTGACGACGGACATCGGGGGATTCAGGCTGTGGGCCAAGCAGGCGTTCGAAGCCTACGACGAACGCGGGTACGTCACGTCGGGCTCGTGGGCGGGAATGGGTGTCGGCCTCCCCGCCGCACTCGGCGCGAAGTTCGCCCACCCCGACCGTGAGGTCGTCGCGCTCACCGGCGACGGCGGCCTGATGATGTCTCTCACCGAACTCCACACGGCGGTCGAGCACGGGCTGGACGTGACGACCGTCGTCCTCAACAACGGCGACTACGGGATCATCAGCCAGTCGCCGAAGATCGACCGCTACACGGACGGGCACCGCTTCGAGTGGGACTCGCCCGACTTCGTGTCCATCGCGGAGGGGTTCGGGTGCACCGGCGTCAGAGTGAGCACCCGGAGCGGTCTCGCAACCGCGATGGCGGACGCGTTCGACGAGGACGGGCCGACGCTCGTCGACGTCGACATCCCCGCCGAGGAACCCTCCCCCGTGGACGCCGGCGACTACGAGTCCGCGCTCGAGGTCGAGTGA
- a CDS encoding DUF7260 family protein, whose translation MVAPRDDPGRVLGAARGRARSDDGHLVFTPAEAGDPLGGRDAPDRNRRPGSRALEREAARLEDAGAVVDEITTWIAATDETPLSALDFDDLRARHETLAAHRERCAGLVRQRQAFLGSATSRGGEIGVSHRSLIPSVYRDFPVDHPLLATVARVDRTCAECQRAVRSHLVVRG comes from the coding sequence ATCGTCGCTCCACGCGACGATCCGGGCCGAGTTCTCGGAGCCGCTCGCGGCCGCGCTCGCTCCGACGACGGACACCTCGTTTTCACCCCGGCTGAAGCGGGCGATCCTCTCGGAGGCCGGGACGCGCCGGATCGAAACCGACGTCCTGGCTCGCGCGCGCTCGAACGCGAAGCAGCACGGCTCGAGGACGCCGGAGCCGTCGTCGACGAGATCACGACGTGGATCGCCGCGACGGACGAGACGCCGCTGTCCGCGCTCGACTTCGACGACCTTCGGGCCCGCCACGAGACGCTCGCGGCCCACCGTGAGCGATGTGCGGGCCTCGTCCGGCAGCGTCAGGCGTTCCTCGGGAGCGCCACGAGCCGCGGCGGTGAAATCGGGGTCAGCCACCGGAGTCTGATCCCGTCCGTCTACCGGGACTTCCCGGTCGACCACCCGCTGCTGGCGACGGTCGCCCGGGTCGATCGGACGTGCGCGGAGTGCCAGCGAGCGGTGCGGAGCCACCTGGTGGTGCGGGGCTGA
- a CDS encoding DUF7551 domain-containing protein has product MIGTTLGEIRSHIEGLASDDGTYVLVCARYGDRPVPAAGLRFESRASARAAADATERYRAALRRYDPRLPYYDVIVCQEGRDHVTAEYDPGRARADDPDSSPGANGEPGSTPGPSDGPDSEGATGTAFGPTSSDSSRSDRVEFCHRVAAAVFEALSAAGHDAVESAVVDAYVEYAERVGDLDDLCLRLLERMAAEIDRRLTPDEQAEVVATAAGRLPAPPATDHPVGATLTRLERRGLLGSYLWSPSSADPDGETRAVNVLLSDYALSPHEDRLPVLPVVVELVRHGPRSIPTSIDVDDVDDGWLIRLEVALDARQNGLASASIRRGV; this is encoded by the coding sequence ATGATCGGAACGACGCTCGGCGAGATTCGGTCACACATCGAGGGCCTGGCGAGCGACGACGGCACGTACGTCCTCGTCTGTGCTCGCTACGGCGACCGGCCGGTCCCCGCGGCGGGACTCCGGTTCGAGAGCCGAGCGAGCGCACGGGCGGCCGCGGACGCGACCGAGCGGTACCGGGCGGCACTCCGGCGATACGACCCGCGACTGCCCTACTACGACGTCATCGTCTGCCAGGAGGGTCGTGACCACGTCACCGCCGAGTACGACCCCGGCCGGGCGCGGGCCGACGATCCGGACTCGTCCCCCGGAGCGAACGGCGAACCGGGCTCGACTCCCGGGCCGAGCGACGGTCCCGACTCCGAGGGCGCGACGGGTACCGCGTTCGGACCGACCTCGTCAGATTCCAGTCGCTCGGACCGGGTCGAGTTCTGCCATCGCGTCGCTGCGGCCGTCTTCGAGGCGCTCTCGGCGGCCGGTCACGACGCCGTCGAGTCGGCCGTCGTGGACGCCTACGTCGAGTACGCCGAGCGCGTCGGGGACCTCGACGACCTCTGTCTCCGTCTGCTTGAACGCATGGCGGCCGAGATCGATCGACGGCTCACGCCCGACGAGCAGGCCGAGGTCGTCGCCACCGCCGCCGGTCGACTGCCCGCCCCGCCGGCGACCGACCATCCCGTCGGGGCCACGCTCACACGGCTCGAACGACGCGGGCTGCTCGGGAGCTACCTGTGGTCGCCGTCGTCGGCCGATCCCGACGGCGAGACCCGGGCGGTGAACGTCCTGCTGTCCGACTACGCGCTGTCGCCCCACGAGGACCGCCTGCCCGTGTTGCCCGTCGTGGTCGAACTCGTCCGTCACGGGCCACGGTCGATCCCCACGTCGATCGACGTGGACGACGTCGACGACGGCTGGCTGATTCGGCTCGAAGTCGCGCTGGACGCGCGCCAGAACGGACTCGCCAGCGCGTCCATCCGGCGGGGGGTGTGA
- a CDS encoding ABC transporter substrate-binding protein: MERDSERGGRLTRRDSVKYGGAVLGGGLLAGCAGETGAGTSPTAADTTEPTGESTTTGDGSYAVTMAPVGEVTFDWVPERWIAYDGGYADMGVALGQASGMTGIGGADRYYTDVYDELPGVSLERDRIEANPEVRTKEQFYELDNDVHLYDPGMLINWFDWDQSDVDEIAGNVAPFVGNLIFRRSDDWHDYRYYTLYQAFEKIAEVFQERERYEAFKQLHDEFIAEIRTRLPPADERPDVFLTFEGTTEPETFSPYRLTDEGTSKKQWRDLGVTDALAGTDIENLSTTNRGELDYETLLEIDPDVLLIRGHERKTASEFRDTVLAFMEDHAVASELAAVRNGRVYRGGYLNQGPIHNLFLTERAAKQLFPEEFGDVAGDDELFDRGRVADIVNGEV; the protein is encoded by the coding sequence CGGCGGGGCGGTCCTCGGCGGCGGGCTCCTCGCGGGCTGTGCGGGCGAGACGGGGGCGGGAACGTCGCCGACGGCGGCTGACACGACGGAGCCGACCGGGGAGTCCACGACGACCGGGGATGGGTCCTACGCGGTCACGATGGCGCCGGTCGGCGAGGTCACGTTCGACTGGGTGCCCGAGCGGTGGATCGCCTACGACGGCGGGTACGCCGACATGGGGGTCGCGCTCGGGCAGGCGTCCGGGATGACCGGGATCGGCGGGGCGGATCGGTACTACACGGACGTCTACGACGAACTGCCCGGGGTGAGCCTCGAACGGGACCGGATCGAGGCGAACCCCGAGGTCCGGACCAAGGAACAGTTCTACGAACTCGACAACGACGTCCACCTGTACGACCCGGGGATGCTCATCAACTGGTTCGACTGGGATCAGTCGGACGTCGACGAGATCGCCGGGAACGTCGCCCCGTTCGTCGGCAACCTGATCTTCCGTCGCTCCGACGACTGGCACGACTACCGGTACTACACGCTCTACCAGGCGTTCGAGAAGATCGCCGAGGTGTTCCAGGAGCGCGAGCGATACGAGGCGTTCAAGCAGCTTCACGACGAGTTCATCGCGGAGATACGGACGCGACTCCCGCCGGCGGACGAGCGGCCCGACGTGTTCCTCACCTTCGAGGGGACCACCGAGCCGGAGACGTTCTCGCCGTACCGACTCACCGACGAGGGGACGAGCAAGAAGCAGTGGCGCGATCTCGGCGTCACCGACGCGCTCGCGGGGACCGACATCGAGAACCTCAGCACGACCAACCGCGGCGAACTCGACTACGAGACGCTGCTCGAGATCGACCCGGACGTGCTGCTCATCCGCGGCCACGAGCGAAAGACGGCGTCCGAGTTCCGCGACACGGTGCTCGCGTTCATGGAGGACCACGCCGTCGCCAGCGAACTCGCGGCCGTCCGGAACGGGCGCGTCTACCGCGGCGGCTACCTCAACCAGGGGCCGATCCACAACCTGTTCCTGACCGAACGCGCGGCAAAGCAGCTGTTTCCCGAGGAGTTCGGCGACGTGGCCGGCGACGACGAACTGTTCGACCGAGGGCGCGTCGCGGACATCGTCAACGGGGAGGTCTGA